A window of Benincasa hispida cultivar B227 chromosome 9, ASM972705v1, whole genome shotgun sequence genomic DNA:
tTCTACCTCTACATTTCTTGTTTtgatatctactttttatcaatgttttaaaaaccaagtcaatttttgaaaactagaatagatagcttttaaaaacttgtttttatttttgaaatttgactaagaattcaactcttctATTAAGATTGATACAAACTATGGTAAAGAAATGAGGggtaataaacttaattttcaaaaacaaaaataaaaaatgaaatagtacTAAATGAAacattaatgtttttttataactttttcataaatatccattaatattgacatttttataaaattgagatCTTGACATTTCTATCAAcctatcaatattttaattaaacacaCACTAGAAATATGTTACATCAACTCATAATTTCTAAACTATGATCCAAATATCCTTAAAGTATGTTTTGGAATGATTATTTATGTAAGTCTAAATTTATTATCGAACCGAAATTAGTGAAATtgtaatgttatttttttaaaaaaaatatcaaccgGAACGTAACTTAGTGGATAGGACATTTCATCTATTACTTTTTTAATGAGTTGAAAGGTTCAAcctttttttaatgaattgaaAAGTTCGACCTTCATGTTCGTTAgatctcaaaattaaaaaaaaaaaaaacctaatttttcattattatcctttagtatattttcatataaatatatataaacttttagaataaataaatttgttctttttctttgtatAAAAATCACAACTTATGAATAGAGATTTTCATCTGACGATGACGcttaaaaagtatttttgagaATAATGTTCTTCACATATTCAAAGTTCATTTGgttaatatataaaagaaaaaaaaaaaaaggataatgaCAAACTTAATTCTAGAACATCCTTTAATACTTTACTATAAAGTAGACATATGAGAGACACTCAAAATACCCTTTTTCGAGAAAATAGATGacaaatcatcaacataaaggaatAAGTATATTTTTTTGGTGAAATCGATCAATTAATTATGAGATTATATCTCAATATTGTACCTACAATTATGTAATAttccaaaatatatttttttaatttacttttgtgtcaagaattttaaaaatagatgcATTTGGGCCATGAATTTTTAAAAGGTAACTTTTTAGTTTCTAGAATTTTAAGAATGTATAAGGAGGCATTATGGTCGTTGAGTTGGCTATTATAGTCTGgttataatagtctgtgttAAGGGTGCGACTATTTTAAACTagataaaaaacaataaacattgTGACAAAGAAGGAGAGGGAGGATgagtagaaaatagtaaacactataacAAAAAGGATTTAAAGTAATATTGTTATAGttagttatatgttataatagTTGAAAATACCAATTATAATCATTGGAGCTCCAATAAACATAGAGCGAGCTGTAGTCGCCCATTTCACCCACTCAAAATTGGTGTAGTGGGTTTGTGGCTCTAAATATAATAGTGTTGTTTGCAACTATTTTTAACAAGTacaataaatactatttcaaaaccatttttgctaaagtatttactattttccaccgtatttactatttttcgttcattctctttttttctctttattatactGTTTATTACTTTCTAGACTAAAAAAGTCCCATCcgaaacacaaattattataatccaCATACTAAAATAAACTAGGACTATTATAACCAACTCTGCACCcaaatttcctttaaatttttaaaagggtaattgcaattggtagcaCTTTTAAGGCTAATATGTTGCAATGCttttaaagaattacaaatatcgCAAAATCTTATAAATTAGATCCAAACTCTCAAAGTCCATTTGTGATAGATTATATACTAATAAGTCTAATTACTATATTTATAGTTGctcatttcaaaatataatttttaatgatTGTTTAGGTCcttaaagtattttttttaaattcttttcaaCAATTATATGacatctaaaattttaaaaataaatagagagaaaaaatcaattttgaaataattttactaattaaaatgtcatataattatttaaaataataataaaaaatatttcaaatacttTTTAAGCCTATTAAAAACTCTCGATTAAAAAGTGATAttgtaaaatttcaaaaactaaatgcatctattcttaaaaaaaattaaaaagtacaatttaaaaattaaaagaccaAATACATTCTTCCAAAGTCGAAACtgaaaagataattttttttgttattatttttctctttcaattttttttgttcttgtCAATCGTCTTTAACTTTCAAATGATCCAATATAGTGATAATGGAAAACTACCAATTTTCAACGGTTGATCTCCCACATGAATTTGTGGGGGAAAAAAGGTCCAATCTCTTGAACCAAATTTTAGGTAAAGAAAAACTAACTCGACTTCAATTAACAAGTGGTATGTTAGGATATATTCCAACAACTCTTTTAAGATATTGATAATTGATAATGAGATCCAACTCGAGTCGTGATgcatgaaaaaagaaattgagtCCGATCAATCTTATACTACCCAAAAATTTATCGTTATACGCTAAACACATTGATAATACTAATGTATAAATATATCAACGATAACCTCACCTCTTAAATGTGTATTACTCTATACTTCTCTAAAACAAAAACCTAATTTTTACCATTTTAATACTTGGTcaattctttccttttcttctaacAACATTTATCATTGTcacatcaattaaaaaaaagttttgttaaattcttttcctttcaataataattataaacgAAAAGAGGTATCTATATGAACATAACTCAACCGTACTTACAACAAAACTTCTATCTCTTAAGTTTGTTTGAAAGTTTAAATTCCCAAAAGAAAGTTTAATTAGGGTCAACAATAAGATGAAAAAGATGGTAATTTTTAGCTTCATGTGACCATGTGggatttcttttatatatatatattggaaaGGTGGAGTGATCAAGATTTGTCTTTATTTAGACCAATAGACCAAtgaaatgagaaattttgagagaataaaatgtgactttaatttatattatctGCCAATCAATGTCCACTGTGTATTAATTAAACTACTTAATATATTTTCTAATCTTAACAACAATTAGTGGCTTTAAAAGCTGGATTTGGACAGCATTACCCACTTTCCCAATCTTCCAACTGCATTTGGCCATGTTATCAAATCTTTTtctcatttgtttttttattgcttttcaTTTGTTTCTCAACtcaatttcatcaatttaaattttgctcctttttttttctttgtaataAATACAATTCTCTACTTTTAACCTATGCCCTtgaataatttttgttttcttctttcttagacAGATATATCTTTTTTCTacaatatatctaaatttaataagagaaaatcaaaataaatattatttaaaaaagaaaggaggGTACTATTGATTGATAATGggttaaataattaatgaaacaaGAATAAAGTTGAATTGAACCAAAATTGGTGGATAAAGTTTAAtgaaaaaagaagttaaaaaaataaataaataaaaataaagactGTGACATGGGTTAAAAgtgtgatatatattttttatttaatgtgaaAGTAGAGAGATTTGAGCCACATATTTTTTGGTTATAATTAACGCATACATATGTCAATTGAGCtaagttcttcttgatgttaaaagttatatttatttttttgaacaaaattaaaagttatatttatagTTTCTATCGTGTGTATTTTCATATCATCTCGAattaatttagtccataaagTTTAGTCTCTCTTATGATTTATATTCTGTTTTATAGCAGTTTAGACTCTTTACTTCAAAATGTATAACAATGAAgtctttatattattaaaatttagtgaaatttctTATATTACATAGATCAAGAAACTAGTTATGAATCACAATTATTTATTACCTAAAAAGACCAAATCGTTGCATGATAAAAATGGCACTTACATTTATTGAAAATCTAGAATTTTGTTGAAGATGCAATAAAAGTCCCTCCTATACTGGCAAAAAAAGAGTTAGAAAGATCAAGAATACATGAGCGAATGAAACTGTCTTCATTAATATGAGACGAGACTTTTTGGATGAATCTAATAACAAAATCACGAGACATTATAACCTAAAGTCAACTATGTATCATACAAATGTAGAGAAACGTGGTTAGCGTTCTAGCATCCTATTAACACAAATTTATTTAgttacaaaattttaaagtaaatagatcattattatatattaaaattcaaacacattaaatcgttacaaattaaAGTTGGCTATGTCGCCTTATCAAAAGTTGAGAAACTAAAGTCATTATTTTAAGTTTATCAACAAATTATGAATATCAACATCTGTTAACCACTTAGCTTTGTAAGAAAAGAATTCACAAACAAATATCaatgaaattagggttagggctaAACTTGGACATTCAAGAGAGAAAGATGGGTTTGTCTGATAGCAAGGGAGGCTGAAGTAGTCAAACAGCAGTAAATGAGTTTGTCTGGTAAGTCAGATTAGCTAAGATGAATACAAACATGGAAATCCCCaaaatctctctttttctttcgaTCAAAATTCTAAGATTCATATCAATCCGAGTATAGTtcaatttgatttcattttatatttctAATCAGATATGTTCAGAatctattattttctttttaaattaaaaaaaaaaaaattcaatatctAATTAACACCACATTCTAATATGATAAATGTCACAAGTTAAGATATctctattttttcaaaaacgtgatatatatatatatatatatatatatatatatgtttatttatttattgtgacGTCGGATGTAATTTTCTttgacatgaaaaaaaaaaaaaaggaaaaaagccACACCCTCACATTTTCCCCTTCCTATTAACCAACCATCATCCATCATTCCATTGTGACCATAAAGCCACAAAATCCTTTCACCTCATCCATCCGtcataaacatatttataaattacataGAATAAATGGTAacgtaataaaaattgacatttaattttgatagaaatttttattattacaaatgttaaaatacataattacatattaaagtttatgaatcaaattgatataaaattaagGGACTAAatggttatttttaataaattagttatagacttaaaaaatattttcttaaccAATAAAGAAAGAGATAGGTTTTGCATGATGAGGGTTTATACTATTTTCTAATCAACATTAGGGTTTTAAGTCTTTTGAAAGCAATAATATTACTTAGAAAAGAATGAAAAAGGTTAATACAAATTgcaaattacaaatatagctaGAAAGAGGAATATTACATAAAGCCCAACAAACACAAGTACAACCCTAGCAACTATGAAACACAAGTATAGATACGACTACACGATACAGATACGATCAGATACGTtaattcgtcaatttctaaaaaattaagatacggatacgtctaaggatgcgtcattttttttatatatatttctaaaaaatgggGATACTAATACATTGAagttacattttctttttctttaaaaaaaatctaggatatagataaatttagcatacaagttaataacaatagcacaaaatagaatacaaacactgaaatacaatacaaaaaaagcaaatGTTGAAATACAATAAGGGTTTGGTCCGTTAAAAAAGTATCCGTGCTTCATAGCCTAGCAACTCAATTACAACATGTAAATAATTTCAGTTTCTACATTACAAGACAAAACCTATTGAAAATCCACCCattacataaatctcaaaaagtGTTCCTATATCGACTACATGTTGTTTTGCTACCAATTTGTTAGAGAAAATGGCCTCATACCATTGAAGATAATTATCCTTTCTTATAAATCCCATGATCCATTCCTTATTTAACCGATGTGGGACTTTGATCGCATTCCAACCCAACAATAATTAGCATAGAGAAGAATCAAGTACCTTATATAGCATGCACTTGAGGGTGGGCAATTGTGTCCTTGTTTTGAACTTGATTAGGTCTTAGAAGATTACGTTCCAGAATCTAAGTTTTTGTCAAATCTTGAGTCTAATCGATTttatcttcaattttgttttctctttATAAGTTTGTCCCTTAGATTCAAAATTAGCTAAATAACACTATCATTAATTCAACTCTACATGATCAACACACAATctcaaagttatttttgtttaaattaatatagaaCAAATTCCATTAAACaccaaaattttttaaatttcccATGTGTTCATCACCCCAATAACTCTTCTAGAGGAAAGAAGTGGAGAGTGGGCTAAAAAAACCCactaaaactttttttatttttttaattattttttatttttgtaaatctCTCCACTTTCCTTCCCCTACCTCTTTCCaccatttatttttctttaaatttttaagttttttttgttaaaaaataaattttaacacATGGTCCATAATGCCCCTACTTGACTTCTGTTTTTGGGGACAAACAAAATGGCGTCGGCAGTTTCTGTTGGACTGTAGCAAACTGGCCAAGGGCATgttgtaaataataataataataaaataataatttaatttaaattaaatcaaaatgtGCCCTTCTTCTCTTGTACACATCATTGGTAGAGATATGGCACAAAATGCCATGGGACAATTGTccttaattaaaaatcaaagttttattttaacataaaaaaaaataattgattacATTTTAAACTGAGTTCGTTTAACTATCCATTCactatgataattttttttagtaaatattaaaaaaatatacatcctTTTGCGGTCAAACATCTCAAACTAAATACATTTACTAACAAACATCTTACACTATATACATCTTTTTACAGTTCATCCAACTATGCAATTAGACTTTGTcatgtaataatttttttaataaatactttttagtttattttttttctgttaGGTAATTAGAAAGAATTGCAAAAAAGATAAATACAACTTAAGATATACTAAATAttgttcttttaaaattggttaaaatataatttcaatcTATAAACTTTGAGATTTTGATCATATTTTGGTCTCTGAAATgtctttatatattttgaataagtcataaatttaataactaatgATAAGCtaaaactaaatctaaaattcactaaaaatacaaaaactaaaattagatattttaaaagcaaaaaaactaaaatggagCAAACTTTGGTaatattaaaatgatattttaacccttgaaatcttcatttttttgtATGGTTGTAAAATAAAACTCATTGTGAAAATTTATGGGCAGCCAGAAttcttaaaatattaatatctctttcctctttttctctctGCTAAGTGCTTCTAAACACACTTATTCTGAGAAATTAGCTTTAGCTTCAATCCCATTCTACTACCCAATTTTGCTTTTCAATTCCATAAAGTTCTGTTACTTTTTCCTCTCAAAAATTCAGTGAAATGGGTGTTCTCAAGCTCCTCTTCCTGCTGCTCTTAATGCTGATTTCTTTATCTGCTCCCACAGTGGCCGGAAAAACCACCCGCCACCGTCACCGGCGGCTCAAAGTTCACTCCCACCTGAAGAAGCTGAATAAACCTCCTGTCAAGTCCATCAAGGTCTTAAAACTTctcaattcttcaatttttgttgCTTTCTTTTTTCCCTCTGTTCTTTTAAAATGGCTTTCTGAAAACAGAGTCCAGATGGGGATATAATTGATTGTGTTCATATGGCTCATCAACCAGcttttgatcatcctcttcTCAGAAACCACACAATTCAggtcttttttttcccctttaacttcttcaatttttggggttttttttttgttaatgtttttttgttttacagATGAGTCCAAATTTTCATCCAGAAGGGATTTTAAGGGAAAGTAAAGTATCTTCAAAAGCTTCAAAATCAAAGGATATAACTCAATTATGGCACTTGAAAGGAAGGTGTCCAAAAGGGACAATTCCCATTAGAAgaacaaaaaaagaagatatTTTAAGAGCTAGTTCAGTGAAAAGCTATGGAAAAAAGAAGCCTCATGCCACTGTAAAACCAACCTCCATTGATATTGATCTCAATGGACAAAATGGACATCAGGTACACTTCTATAAAAcagagtattttttttaattctcagaaagggattttttttttcttctgaaatATTGTTTTGAAGTTTATGTTGCCTTTGCTTTTGGAGTTGTTAGCATGCAATCATATATGTTGAAGGAGGACAATACTATGGAGCTAAAGCAACTATAAATGTTTGGTCCCCAAAAATTCAACAAACAAATGAATTTAGTCTCTCACAGATCTGGATTCTTGGAGGAACTTTTGGGGAAGATCTTAATAGTATTGAAGCTGGTTGGCAGGTGTGTAAAATGtttataatttctcaaaatttgatgaaagatttcaatttttctgagcattttttttcttttttgagaaaAACAGGTCAGCCCTGATTTGTATGGAGATAACAACACTAGACTGTTCACTTATTGGACTGTGAgttattttggaattttttgcTTTCAACTTTTatgaattttgataaaaaaatatgaagaattgaagttgatttgaattTGTTGTTTTTAAACAGAGTGATGCATATCAAGCAACTGGTTGCTATAATTTGCTCTGTTCTGGGTTTGTTCAAATCAATAATGAAATAGCCATGGGTGCCAGCATTTTTCCTATTTCTTCTTACAAAGGTTCTCAATATGACATTAGCTTGCTCATTTGGAAGGTGAGTTcccaaaacaaaatttaattttcttcaaattttgaattgggtcttgattatatatataaaattactaTTACCCACTTGGGTTTTCTTCAAAAATTGAGCTGAAACCCCAGTTACCCACTCCAATGTTCTCCCAAATTTGAACTGGGTTTTAATCAGAATAGGAACAAAACCACTCTCTCTCTTTGATTTTTCTCAAAACATTGGACTAACTCAGTTACTCAATTCtccttcaaattttgatttcagggaaaagagagaaaaaaaagccACTCATCCACTTGAAATTTCCTCATAAACCCACTTACCCACttgatttttcttctaaatttgaaCTGGGTTTCAATCAAAACAGGAAAAAACTCACTCACTCACTTGATTTTCcttaaaaatttgatttgggCATTGATCAAAAcagggaaaagagaaaaataaaaaaccccACTCACTCACTTGAAATTTATTCAAAAACTCACTTACCCACTTaatttttcttccaaatttgaacTGGGTTTTAATCATAACAGAAAAAGAATCACTTACTTGattttcctccaaattttgATATGGGTATCGATCAAAACAGGAAAAAGagaaagggagaaaaaaaaacccactcACACACttgaaatttcttcaaaatcccACTTACCCACTTGAATATTCTTCAAAATATGAAGTGGGAGTTAATCAAAACATCCCAATTTTTTTCCaatacaaaaaagaaattacTCGTGCTTTTAGCCACCTATTCTAAAGGGTTTGGAAAAACAGAGAATCTCTGACAAACGTGTTCAACTTTTTACGTTCATCCATTAAAGGGTTCTGAATggttaaaatctattttttttttttttttactggtTTTGTAATTTGTAGGACCCTAAGGAAGGAAACTGGTGGATGCAATTCGGAAATAAGTACGTTTTGGGGTATTGGCCAGCCTTCCTATTTTCATATCTGACCGACAGCGCCTCCATGATCGAATGGGGCGGCGAAGTTGTTAACTCTGAATCCGACGGCCAACATACTTCCACTCAGATGGGCAGCGGCCACTTCCCCGGCGAGGGCTTCGGCAAAGCCGGCTACTTTCGTAACATTCAGGTTCGATAACTCGctctaatttttaaatatgtttaattgcGTTGTGAAGTGAccattttttatccttttttagGTATTTGAAATTCCAATTTTATCAAACGGAGATTAGTTCGTtagtaaataaattataaaaaatgtattgtgtaatataaaatttgattaatgatTGATATTGGTGTAAGGCAGATTGTTGGAGAATCCAACAGCCTCCGAGCGCCGGAGGACATCGGAACTTTCACCGAGCAACCGAGTTGCTATGATGTTGAAAACGGCAAGTCCGACGACTGGGGGAATTACTTCTTCTACGGCGGCCCCGGCAGAAACCCTAACTGCCCCTGATTTGGATGGGATATTTTCTTTCTCCTctaaatattatcaatttataaatatatatatataaatgcatTTCTTGtgcattattaattatatttttagtgggtttttgtttttatttttattttcaattttattttcttttgagatGTTTAACTGATGAAAaaacctctctctctctcagtcTTTCTGTATGTGATAGAGGTTCATTTGTTTGTTTTCATAAAGCTTAGAAACAGAGGCTGATgatttgttctatctctttgGAAAATGTGTATAAGTGTGCTTAATTATTTGggaaatttcttcttcttttcattcTTTGTGTTTTTATTTTGCACACTTTCTTTCAGCTTTGTATCACTTTTTTTTCTGGTTGGATTAATTACTAGGATTATATAGTAGAttcttcttctaattttagAATGGTGTAGCCCATAGTAGAAATCGATATTTTAACGTTGATATCaatatcaaaatttcaattttacaaatttattaatattaatatcaaTATTAATCTAGGGTCTTGATTGCAACCAATAACAAAACAACGTGTGAGTTAAATGATCACATTTCGTGATTGATTCTCTATCAACCAATAATGTGGGACTATTAACATGGTAAAAGCTAAACCGTTTGAAATCGTACTCTTTCTACTACTATGATAATACATAAATCGTTTCAAATTTGTTGGGACTTTTTTTCGATATAGAACACTCATGTCGATAAAATGATTTGAACCccatttttttcgttttttatccAATGCTGAATCAATGACCTATGTTATGTATAaagtaagaatttttttttggatttcaagaaaaaaaaaaaaaaactttgctgACAATTGTTCGTTTGGTCAGAAGAGTTCCTCCAACTATTCAGGTCTTGGATTAAtgatcaatatatatttttttaatttttcttcgtGGAATATGAATAGAGAAAAGAGGATAGACTCATTACATTCAAAAAGATATATGAgaactaaaaataattacaataattgaGCGTGTAACAAATCACCTAGTATAAGTTTAAGAAAGTAATGGTAATAAACTCCTGAAAAACACTATgtgtatattatattcatatgtaagtttaatatttatgtaatccatgcataaaattaataaatctcCATATATTCCTTGAAATAAATAGCAAATAATTCATATATCAAACCTAGGTTCAAATTATTcttaattctttaaattttgatcATCAACAAGAATATAGCTCAACTGATATAAAACAAGTTCTCTAGAGATTAGAGAGCTATACTCCACATATTATATAGAGCTAAAAAAGTGTAGTGAGAGATTCGAATTTTTGATCTCCTAGTTAAGACTCGAATATTATATGCTAATTGAACTATGTTCATGTagaaatacaattaaaaaataaaaaataaaaaaaactttactcaCATGTGTGATTTGGTTATATTATTCCATAAGGATGGCCTTAAGAATATACTTCAAAAGTTGTTggcaatattattatttaaatggtTTTATTCAGATCAAGGTGTGAATTTTCTTTTCACATATTCCATATCCCATaaccaaaagagaaaaaaaaaaaggtgggtCAGAAGAGTCAAAGTCAACCTCATTTTTTCGAGCAAATTCATTGTTGGGTCGTTGGATCCATGTGAAATGTTGTTGTGTTCGAAATATGACAGATAATGTTTCAGTTTTAGCTCAAGCAATATTATTCCATATCAATTCTAcaagaaaataattgaaaattttgagagaaaataaggataatatatttttatgtatatataagaAGAACAAAAGTACATTACTGCACCACATGATatcaagaaaaacaaaaacgaatCTAATCTATAAGAGTCTTGATTGGTAGGTAATCTAAaagtaaaaatttgaaaataagagaTTCGAtgaaaacaaagttgtatttcatattttcaaatatgtatttggtagcatatttagaaattaaattccaatttaaacaaatttttaaaatgtgataaaaatatatttagttactCACTAAATACTAGATTGAATATAAAccattactaattaatttctaaacttgttttatgttaaaatttttgtatagttattattttgtaatatcatataatatattacatatttaaattcaaCAAATATAATTGAGTTTTTAACATGAAATAGTataattgtgtttttttttatcatttttaatttaattatgtattttaaaattttgaattcaaaacctGAATCCACTTAAGacataaaaaaattgttctAAAAAATTGCTATTTGTATCACAGAATCCG
This region includes:
- the LOC120087094 gene encoding uncharacterized protein LOC120087094, which translates into the protein MGVLKLLFLLLLMLISLSAPTVAGKTTRHRHRRLKVHSHLKKLNKPPVKSIKSPDGDIIDCVHMAHQPAFDHPLLRNHTIQMSPNFHPEGILRESKVSSKASKSKDITQLWHLKGRCPKGTIPIRRTKKEDILRASSVKSYGKKKPHATVKPTSIDIDLNGQNGHQHAIIYVEGGQYYGAKATINVWSPKIQQTNEFSLSQIWILGGTFGEDLNSIEAGWQVSPDLYGDNNTRLFTYWTSDAYQATGCYNLLCSGFVQINNEIAMGASIFPISSYKGSQYDISLLIWKDPKEGNWWMQFGNKYVLGYWPAFLFSYLTDSASMIEWGGEVVNSESDGQHTSTQMGSGHFPGEGFGKAGYFRNIQIVGESNSLRAPEDIGTFTEQPSCYDVENGKSDDWGNYFFYGGPGRNPNCP